In Citrobacter sp. RHB25-C09, the following proteins share a genomic window:
- a CDS encoding ABC-F family ATPase has product MLVSSNVTMQFGSKPLFENISVKFGGGNRYGLIGANGSGKSTFMKILGGDLEPTLGNVSLDPNERIGKLRQDQFAFEEFTVLDTVIMGHGELWEVKQERDRIYALPEMSEEDGYKVADLEVKYGEMDGYSAEARAGELLLGVGIPVEQHYGPMSEVAPGWKLRVLLAQALFSNPDILLLDEPTNNLDIDTIRWLEQTLNDRDSTMIIISHDRHFLNMVCTHMADLDYGELRVYPGNYDEYMTAATQARERLLADNAKKKAQIADLQSFVSRFSANASKSRQATSRARQIDKIKLDEVKASSRQNPFIRFEQDKKLFRNALEVEALTKGFDNGPLFKGVNLLLEVGEKLAVLGTNGVGKSTLLKTLVGDLEADSGTVKWSENARIGYYAQDHEYEFENDLTVFEWMSQWKQEGDDEQAVRSILGRLLFSQDDIKKPAKVLSGGEKGRMLFGKLMMEKPNILVMDEPTNHLDMESIESLNMALEMYQGTLIFVSHDREFVSSLATRVLEITPERVVDFSGNYEDYLRSKGIDD; this is encoded by the coding sequence GTGTTAGTTTCCAGTAACGTCACCATGCAGTTCGGCAGTAAGCCGTTGTTCGAAAATATCTCCGTCAAATTTGGCGGCGGCAACCGTTACGGCCTGATTGGCGCCAACGGTAGCGGTAAATCCACTTTTATGAAGATTCTTGGCGGCGACCTTGAGCCGACGCTGGGTAACGTTTCCCTCGATCCGAACGAGCGCATCGGTAAGCTGCGTCAGGATCAGTTCGCCTTTGAAGAGTTCACCGTGCTGGATACCGTCATCATGGGTCACGGCGAGCTGTGGGAAGTGAAACAGGAGCGCGACCGCATCTACGCATTGCCGGAAATGAGCGAAGAAGATGGTTATAAAGTGGCCGATCTGGAAGTCAAATACGGCGAAATGGACGGTTATTCTGCGGAAGCGCGCGCCGGTGAGTTGCTGCTTGGCGTGGGTATCCCGGTGGAACAGCATTACGGGCCGATGAGCGAAGTGGCACCTGGCTGGAAACTCCGTGTGCTGCTGGCGCAGGCACTGTTTTCTAACCCGGATATTCTGCTGCTCGACGAACCGACCAACAACCTGGATATCGACACGATCCGCTGGCTGGAGCAGACGCTGAACGACCGCGACAGCACCATGATCATCATCTCGCACGACCGTCACTTCCTTAACATGGTTTGTACGCACATGGCGGATCTCGACTATGGTGAACTGCGCGTTTATCCGGGCAACTATGATGAATACATGACTGCCGCCACTCAGGCACGCGAGCGTTTGCTGGCTGATAACGCCAAGAAAAAAGCGCAGATTGCCGATCTGCAATCCTTCGTTAGTCGCTTTAGTGCTAACGCCTCTAAATCCCGTCAGGCGACGTCTCGTGCTCGTCAGATTGACAAAATCAAACTCGATGAAGTGAAGGCGTCCAGCCGTCAGAACCCGTTCATCCGCTTCGAGCAGGACAAGAAGTTGTTCCGTAACGCGCTGGAAGTAGAAGCGCTGACGAAAGGCTTTGATAACGGTCCGTTATTTAAAGGCGTGAATTTGCTGTTGGAAGTCGGCGAGAAACTCGCGGTGCTCGGGACCAACGGCGTGGGTAAATCCACCCTGCTGAAAACGCTGGTGGGCGATCTTGAAGCCGACAGCGGCACCGTGAAATGGTCTGAGAATGCGCGTATTGGTTACTACGCCCAGGATCATGAATATGAATTCGAAAACGATCTGACGGTTTTCGAATGGATGAGCCAGTGGAAGCAGGAAGGGGACGACGAGCAGGCGGTGCGCAGTATCCTCGGCCGTCTGCTGTTCAGCCAGGACGATATCAAAAAGCCCGCCAAAGTGCTTTCCGGTGGTGAAAAGGGCCGTATGCTGTTCGGCAAGCTGATGATGGAAAAACCGAATATCCTGGTCATGGATGAACCGACCAACCACCTGGATATGGAGTCCATCGAATCGCTGAACATGGCGCTGGAAATGTATCAGGGCACCCTGATCTTCGTTTCTCACGACCGTGAATTCGTCAGCTCGCTGGCAACACGTGTGCTGGAAATTACCCCGGAACGCGTGGTGGACTTCAGCGGTAACTACGAAGATTATTTGCGCAGCAAAGGCATCGACGATTAA